GAAGCCCGCTACCTCCACCTCCAACCCTCCCTCGACTACCAATCATGGAAACTGTGGGGGCAACTCGCCGGCCTCGACGGGGCCATCGTCCAAGACGCCCTGTTCGCCCGAGCCGACCAATTCCCGGCCGAAGCCAGGGACGGGTCCCGGGCGGCTGCCACCGCCGACGCTCTGGTGGCCATCTGCCAGGACACCCAAACCACCGGAACCCAACCAGAAACCAGCGATGCCACACCTGGCACCCTTGCCAAAGAGCCCAGTGTCACCGTATTCGTCAACGCCACCCAACCCGGACCCGTCCTGGGAACCGTCGCCGCCGGGCCGATCATCGGACGAAGAACCCTCGAAGAAATCCTCTGCATCGGCACTGTTGAAGCCATCGCCGTCACCGCCGACGGGACACCACTCAACACCGGGCGACGCACCCCCACCATCCCGGCCCGACTCCGTCGGTTCGTTATCGGGCGGGACGACGGTTGCTCAGCCGCCGGATGCACAAGCCGATATCGACTCCAAGTCCACCACCGCACCCACTGGGCCCACGGCGGACCAACCAACGCAGAGAACCTCGTCACCCTCTGTTGGTACCACCACCACGTGGTAATCCATCAGAAAGGTTTCACCATCGACCCAACCTCACCACCCCACCGGCTCCGCTTCACCAACCCACCCGCCCGAGCCCCCAACCCCCGGGCCGGCTAACCCTTCCGCCTTACCACTCCGGCCAAGAAAACCTTCTCACTCGTGACGCCAAAATCCAGTTCATGGTGGACGCCCCCCTGGGCGCGTTCAACTGTCCTGGGACAGCGTTCGAATCATCCCGACCGCCACACATCGTTCATCGTGTGTGTTCTCGGTTGCGCGCTTTGCCAATTGCAGAAGCTGCCCAACTCAAGCCTCTTGCGACGGTGAACTCAATGGCTCTCGGTCACGCAAATCTACGGTAGCTCGACCACCGTAAACGAGACCTCACAAAGAACCGTTGGACAATCCCGGGTAGTGACTTACAGCTTCATTGAAGCATCGACGTTGGAATCCCAAGCCGAATACGAGCCCTTGGATAGCCAGTGAGCGCCGGCCACCCCGATCATGGCGGCATTGTCGGTACACAGCTTGGGCGTCGGAAGCATGAGTCGAATCCCTTTACGATCGGCCTCAGCCGCCAGCTTCTCACGCAGACGACGATTCGCCAGGACTCCCCCACCGGCCCCAACCAGATCGACTCCGGTTGCTTCTACCGCGTTGAAGGTCTTCGCGACGAGGACGTCGACAATCGCCTCCTGCAATGACGCGGCCACATCGGCCAACGGAAGCAGCGTGCCGGCGTCCTGCGCTTTGCGGATATACGTCGTCACGGACGTCTTCAACCCGGAGAACGAAAACTCGAACGGTCTATCAGGTAAAGCTCGAGGGAAAGTAATCGCCGTTGGGTCGCCACCTTCGGAAGCCAGGTCGATTGCCGGACCTCCGGGATAGCCAAGCCCCATGAAGCGGGCCAGCTTGTCGAACGCTTCGCCGGCTGCATCGTCGATGGTTTGGCCGAGAACGTGATAGTCACCCCAACCCTTGACGTGTACCAACTGGCTATGTCCGCCAGAGGCAAGGACCACCACGGCAGGTGGCTCGAAGTCCTCATGATCAAGCAAGGGGGCAAACAGGTGACCCTCCATGTGGTCGACGCCGACAAACGGCAATTGACGTGCCCAGGCGGTGGCTTTCCCGAACGAGAAACCCACGAGGAGAGCGCCAACCAACCCGGGCCCTTGCGTGGCAGCTACTCCGTCGAGATCGTCCGGATGGACCATTGCATCAGCGAGCGCCTGGTGCGTCAGCGAACGAATCGACTCAACATGGGCTCGGGCAGCCACCTCAGGCACGACCCCACCAAATCGTGCATGCAAATCGGTCTGCGATGACAGAACATTCGACAATATCTCTCGACCGCGTACGACCGCTACGGCAGTTTCATCGCAGCTGGTCTCAAACGCCAGCACCGTCGGTTCAAACACTGAGACCCTCCCGGATCGTCGCCAGGCGTTCGCTGTATTCAGCGCTCCCGATGTCGTGGGCCCACATGATGAGCGCGTCTTCGTTTTGGTAATAGTTCTTTCGGAGACCGACCGGAGCCATGCCAAACCGCCGGTACAGGTCTTGGGCGATCACGTTGGAAGCCCGCACCTCCAGGGTGAGATGCAACGCACCATTTTGGATCGCCCCATCGACCAGCCGGATCATGAGACCCGTTCCGACCTTCTTTCCACGCCAGGCATCGTGAACCGCCACGGTGGTGACGTGGGCCTCTTCACCAACCAGCATCAGTCCTGCGTAGCCAGCCAAAACTCCCTCGTCCTCGGCAATCAAGTAGATCCGATTGGTCTGGCCAAGTTCATCAAGAAACACCTGCTCGGACCACGGGGTCGGATAGGTGGCCCGCTCCAGCGTGGTTACCGCAGGAATGTCGTCAACCGTCATTGAGCGAAATGTCAGGCCGATTCGAACCATGGGCCCTCTTTGCGTAGTTCTTCCCAACCGATCTTGACGTCAGGCTCACGCATATACGAGGGCCGAAGCTCAGATGGATGTGGATACTCTCCTGCGTTGACCCTCGGCACCGCCAACTCCAACAATGCTTCCGCAGCAGGATACCGTGGCAACCCACGCCTGGTCCGGTGCAGTCCATTGAAGAAACTTTCCGGAAGGGCTTCGACATCGCCGACCATCAGCGAATCCTTGGCGTCGCTGTCAATCATCGCCCGGAGCTGATCTGGGCGAACGAGCTGACTGGCGCCATCCCGGACAACTCCGCCAGGGACCGGGTTGTAGGAGGCGACGGCGAATTCCCCTCGACGAACGTCCACAATGGACCAGATGTGACGCCGCCCGGTCGCCGCCCGAACCGCCATGGCGTTAAGCGAAGAACCGGGGATTAGCGGAATGCCAAGCGCGGCAGCCAGCCCCTGGGCGGTCGCCAGTCCAACCCGGATCCCGGTATAAAGTCCCGGACCCACATCGACAACAATGGCATCGAGGTCTCCAGGGTTCCATCCGGCCTGGTCGAAACAGAAGTCGAGGGCTGAAACCAGGAATGACCCGTGGCCCCGCCGATCAACCCGTTGGGCTGACGCGACAACATCGCGCCCCTCGCCGAGCGCTACCGACGCCGCGGGGGTGGCGGTTTCGATCGCCAGAAGTTTCATTCGGTCACTTCCTCAAGAGGTCGGTTCGTCCATCCGCCGTTCGGGTGGAAGGTGATCGTCCGCGTTCCGTCATCATCCGGATCGGCTTCCAGGTGGATTTGGAGGTAATCATTTGGAATTACGCCGAGCACTGCGTCGCCCCATTCGATGAGCAACAAACCGTCTGCTGCCTCGTCGATGACGTCGAGATCCTCGAACTCCCCGAGACTGGACAGGCGGTAGGCGTCGACGTGAACGAGGGGTGTGAATCCGGAGCGATACGATCGAACGAGGACGAAGCTGGGACTCGTTACCGGCTCGTCAATCCCGAGGCCTTCTCCAAGCCCGGCGGCAAATGTGGTCTTGCCGGCTCCGAGGGCGCCGCTCAACGCGATCACGTCACCAGGGCGAACCAAAGCCGCCAACCGCCGTCCGACCTGCATAGTCGCGGCAGCATCCTGTGTAGTGATCACAAACATGTGGCCTCTACTCTACGCCCTCTACGACTCTCATCCACTGCTCTCCACAGCCGCTCTGATCGACCGGGCTACTGCGAGGAACACTGCCTCACCGAGGGCTTCGTCCTGGGATTCACCGGCTGTCCCGGTTGAGACGAGAAAGACCGTGTCCCCATCAAATCGAGTGTGCACCGGCGAGATCATGGCTCCGAAGGCATCGTGCGCTCGGACCGCCAGTCGGGCGAGGGTCGCTCGATCAGCCATGGCATCGGTGATGACGCACGACAGCGTCGTGTTGGTCAGTGCGGTAGACGAACCGAACGATCCAGGAGGCATCTGGCCCATCCCTGGTCCGCCCGTCAGCGGGGTTCCATCAAGTCCGTACACATCACCAAGCGCGTTGACCACTGAAAGAGCGGCCACCTGGACACCTCCAACTTTCACGATGCCCGAACCAAGGCCCGACGGCCTGGTCGCCTCGGGACCTCTCCATTTGGCAACGGTGGCCCCCGCCCCAGCTCCGACTGCCCCTGAAAGCACCGGTCTATCGCTCGCCACCTCGTACGCGGCGCGCCCGTTGGCCGCCGTCGGACGGACGGAACCGTCCCCAACGGCCAGATCGTAGATGACGGCCGCAGGAACGATCGGAACGATCCCGGCCGGGGTGGGATGACCGCGACCGTCATCCTCACATGCGGCCATAACCCCGTCGGCGGCAGCCAGACCAAACGCTGAGCCGCCCGTCAGAACAATCGCCGAAACCTCCTGGACCGTCATACCCACGCCAAGCAGCGCCAGTTCCCGGCTCCCCGGGGCGGCTCCTCGGACTTCAACCGCCGCCACGTTGGGGACGGGAGGCACAATCACGGTGCAACCGGTTTGGGCTGTGGCGTGTGTCCAATGACCCACCCTGACTCCGGCAATCGACGTGAGGCTCATGTCTCATACACCCTTCTCAATCGGGGGCCCAGGCGGCAGACAACCTCATAATTGATCGTGCCAAGCTGACCGGCCAACTCCGTGGCGGTGATCTCCTCCCCTCCCTGGCGACCGAGGAGAACCACCGCATCGCCCAGTCGCACATCGGCATCACCGACGTCGACCATGATTTGATCCATCGTGACGGTCCCGGCCAAGGGATATCGTTGGCCGCCAATCAGCACCTCGGCGTCGCTCAGCCCTCGCCCATACCCGTCGGCATAGCCGATCGGTACGGTAACAACGGTCGAATCCACCTTGAGCGGGCGACGGCGACCGTACGAAGGTCGCTCCCCCGCTGACAATCGCTGAACATGCGAAACGGCCGACTCGACCCGCAGTGCGGGCACCAGATCAATCGGCCCGACCGTCTCAGGGTGAGGTGAAAGGCCATAGACACCAATGCCGGGTCGCACCAGGTCGTACCAGTACTCACGGCCGAGGAATATCCCGGCCGTGTTGGCGAGATGCCGAAGCGGCGGCTCAATACCGACCGATGCCAGTTCATCCAAAACGCCTACAAACCGGTCACGCTGGAGCGCGGTGTAGTCCGGGTCGGTATCGGCAACCGCCAGATGTGACCACACTCCTTCAAGCACGAGGTTTGGTTGTCGGGCAACCGTCAGGGCGATCGCGACCGCCTGATCGAGCGCCGCACCGACCCGGTGCATGCCCGTATCGACCTTGAGATGGACCGACTTTGGCAAGGTGGTCACCGATGCCAGTGCTTCGACAAACCAGGGGCTGTATACCGTCGGCATCAAGTCCCAATCCACGACGGCCTTGACCATCCCGGCGATTGGTTCCGAAAGCAGCAGGATCGGCACCGAGATCCCCGCTTCCCGTAGGCGAATACCTTCATCGACCGTTGCGACACACAGGCGTTGCGCTCCACCGGCGATGGCGGCTTCGGCAACGGGCACATCCCCATGTCCGTAGCCGTCGGCTTTCACTGCCGGGCAAACCAGAGCCCCATCCACGTGATTGACGAATGCTGCGACATTGGCGGTGATAGCTGAAAGGTCGACGGTGACCCGCGAAGGCCTCATCGGCCCCACCTGCCCAGTTCGGAGGCCAACCTTGCGGCCGTCACTGTGGTTTCTTCGGAGATCGCGGCGCCTGCCACGCCGTGCCAATACGCGGCCGACACCGCCGCTGACAGGGCGGAGTGCCCACCGGCCCAGCGGGCGGCAATCATTCCCGCCAAAACATCCCCCGTCCCGATGGTGGCCAGCTCTGGCCCCGGGGTGGTCACCGCAACGATCTTCGATCCTGCACGCCCCGATTCGGCGACGAACGTAGGCGAACCCTTGAGCAGAACCGTCGCGCCGGTCTCCTTGGCCAACCGTCCGGCCGAGCCATACGTCCCGACCTCCCCGGTCATCGCCTGAAACTCACCGGAATGGGGAGTCACCAGGGTCTCCCCTTCTCGCTGGGTGACAACGTCGATGAGGTTGGGAAGCCGCAAACCCCCGGCATCGAGCAGCACCGGACCTTTCCGGCGTTCAAGAATCTGCAGGATGAAATCATCGGACCCTTCTAATCCGGGCCCGACTACCAAGACACCAAATCGTGCAGCCGCATCGAGAAGCCGTGGCACATCTTCGCCCGTCCAGACCTCACGGCCTCCCAGCTCGGGTCGGAGAATCGCTGGAAACCCCCGATAGTCCTCCGCATTACCGCGGTTGACAGCAATGGCGACCGCTCCGGCCCCGCACTGCAGGGCCGCCTCGGCGGCCAGATACGCAGCGCCGGTCATTCCAGCCGATCCGCCAACCACCATGACCGAACCAACCGACCATTTGTGGGCTTGCCGCGAGCGTTCCGGGCGAATGGCATCAGCCTCCTCGGCCACCCAGAACTCCGCCTCGCCGCCTTCGAGACCGATGTCGGCAATCGTCACTTCTCCGCACAGGTCCACCCCAGCTCCGACCAGGTGTCCGACTTTTAGGGCATGGAACGTAACGGTCCTAACCGCCCGAAACGCCGGGCCATCGACTACCCCAGTCGAAGCATCGACCCCGGAGGGGATATCAATGGCCAGAACCGGGAGGTTCGATCGGGTCCATGGAACTATTCGATCGTGGAGCCGCCCGTGGAACCCCCCGCCGAACAACGCATCGATGACCAGATCCGCAGGAATGACCTGTTCGGACCATGGCTGGACTTTGACGCCTGACCTGACCGCTCGGTCGGCCGCCCACCTGGCGAGCTGGCCGGCGGGCTGGGCAAACTCGAAGATCGTGACATCTACTCCCCGGCGAGCCAGGTAGTGGGCGGCGATGTACCCGTCACCACCGTTGTTGCCTGACCCGGCGAGTACCGCCACCCGGTGGCCGTAGGCGATGCCCATCTCGGCCGCCGCCAATGCGACAGCCAGACCGGCCCGGTCCATGAGCACTTCAAGTGGGGTCGTGGATGCCTTGTCGAGCTGGGCCGAGGTGGCAGCAGTGTGAACGGGCCGCATAGCGCCAACGCTAGTGACTCATCACAGAAATAGCACCTGTGACGAAGTTGATCAACGCCGGTTAGTGATTACCTATGGCAATGGCGAACACCATCGCCTGATCGTCCGTGTGCGTTATGGAGACCTCAAACCCGACGACCCCGATCATGGCCGCCCGGGCGGCCGCGGTGCCGAAGACATTCACTGTGGGCTTTCCGCCTCCGGTGATCTCGACATCGGTCCACCTGATCCGGCGCCAACCGGTCCCCATCGATTTCATCACAGCCTCTTTGCCTGCGAATCGGGCCGCCAATCGTCGGGCCGGATTCGCAAAACGAAATGCGTAGTCCTGCTCATGCTCGGTGAAACAACGCTGGGCGAAACGGGGATATCGTGTGAGAAGGTCGCCCACCCGAGAGATATCTGCCAAGTCAACGCCAACCCCGATAATTTGCATCCGGCCAGCCTAACGACCCGTCTATGCGAACGTAGCCCTGACTACCGCAATCAGTTCCTCGGTTTTCGACAGAGCGACCGACTTTTCGGCAGCTTCCACCATCACCCTGACGACCGGCTCGGTACCGGATGCACGCACCAACACCCGGCCGTTGTCTCCCAGTTCGCGTTCGACATCAGCTACCGCAGCCCACAACAAATCAGCCCCGGCCAGACCCGACGCGTCAGCGACCCGGACGTTTCGCAATATCTGAGGGAATTCTGTGATGACCTCGGCTCTGAGTTCTCGCAACTCCTTGCCGGTAGATGCCATCACGTCGGCCAGCTTCACCGCACTGAGCGTGCCGTCGCCGGTGGTAGACGTGTCAAGAAAGATCATGTGGCCGGATTGTTCGCCGCCCAGGACCGCCCCGTGTTCCTTCATCGATTCGAGAACATATCGGTCGCCAACGGCAGTCGAGATAACGCCGATACCAAGATCGCGCATGGCCTTGTGGAACCCCAGGTTGGCCATGACAGTCGTCACGACGAGGTTGTTCGCGAGTACGTTTCGCTCTTTCATATACCGGGCGAGGATCGCCATCACGACATCGCCGTTGGCCGGTATCCCGTTCTCGTCAATGGCTATCAATCGGTCGGCGTCGCCGTCAAAGGCGAATCCAACCCGGCCGCGAGCGGACCTGGCCAGAGCCTCTGGATGAGTGGCCCCGACTCCGTCATTGATATTGGTACCGTCGGGGTCGGCCGCTGTCACGTCGACCGATGCTTTGAGTCGGCGAAAGATCTCAGGGGCGGTCTTGAAGGCCGCCCCATTGGCAGTATCGAGGACGAACTCCATGCCCTGGAACGTATGGTCGGCGGCTTGAACCACTGACTGAACGTACGCCTCTGCCGCGTCGGCATGAACGAACCGGGTCCCTACGCCAGGGCCGACCGGAGTCCGCCAGGGTGCCCCCCGTCGAAGCCGCGCCTCAACCCGGTCCTCCTCGGCATCGGTCAATTTGAACCCGGCCGCCCCAAGTAGTTTTATTCCGTTGTCGGGAGCCGGATTGTGCGACGCCGAGATCACAACGCCCATCATCGCCCCGGAGTGGGCGGTGGCGTGCGCAATCGCCGGCGAAGGCAACACTCCAGCGTCGAGGGTGTCAATGCCCACCGCATGGAAGCCTGCCTGGAGGGCGGTAGAAAGCATTTCGCCCGACCGACGCGTGTCACGCCCAACCACGACCGGCCCAAAGTCCAGAAGTTCGCCGGAGGCGCGACCGAGCGCGAGAGCAAATTCAGGAGTTAGTGCCGTGTTGGCGACGCCACGGATACCGTCCGTACCAAAAAGCCGGTGCCCTTCCCGGAGCATGCCGGTTTAGCGCTTGGTGTACTGCGGTGCCCGACGAGCCTTGCGAAGACCGTACTTCTTGCGCTCGACCTTGCGGCTGTCGCGAGTCAGAAGACCTTCCTTCTTCAACGCGGGTCGCAATTCGGGGTCGAGCAAGATGATGGCCCGAGCGATACCCAGCCGAATCGCATCGGCTTGCCCGGTGGTGCCCCCACCCTCGACTGAAGCAATTACGTCGTACCTCTCGGCGAGGTCGACGACCTTCAACGGGGTGGTGACACGATTCTGCTGACCGGGAGTGCTGAAGTACTTGGATAGCGGCTTGCCGTTGAGAGTGACCTCACCGGTGCCGGGATAGAGACGAACACGCGCAACGGAACTCTTACGTCGGCCGGTTGCGATAGCCAGAGGCTGTGCTTTTGCCATCAGGCTTCCACCTTTCGAATATCAAGAACTAGATCACGAGGCTGTTGAGCCTGGTGCGGATGGTCAGGGCCGGCATAGACCTTGAGCTTGCTTCCCATTTGGCGACCAAGTCGGTTCTTGGGAAGCATGCCATTGATGGCCTTTTCGACAATACGTTCGGGGTACTTCTCCATAAGCTCCGCAAATGACTGTTCACGTAAACCACCGGGAAAACCGGAGTGCCGGTAGTAGATCTTGGATTCCGACTTGTTCGAGGTCACAGCAACCTTCTCGGCATTGATGACCACTACGTGATCACCGACGTCGAGGTGCGGAGCAAATTCTGGTTTGTGCTTGCCGCGCAAAATTCGGGCAACTTCGGACGAAAGCCGACCGAGCGGCAAGCCAGTCGCATCAACGACGAACCACTCACGCTTGACGTTGGCAGGCCGGGTCGAATGTGTTTTTTGGAACTTCACGGTGAAACCTTTGCGGTATTTCGAAAAAAAGATCGACGCGCCACGAACGCAGTCCACGTACGTGGGCTGGACCATGCTAGGCGATCGGCTAGAGGGCCGTCAAAGCGAGGGAACCGGCTGTCGTCCGGAACGCAGGGCGAGACCGGCCAGAAGCACACATCCAGCCACTCCCAGCAGGGCAGCATCGTGAAAAACGGTGAGCAGATCAGCGATCAATGCGTCGGCGGTGGTCACGGCCGGCACCTTCGAAAGCACAAAATTCGTAAGCGTGGCCGTGCCGATCGCCATGCCGACAAGACGACTGAGAATCACGACCGCCGATCCACCGCCACTGGACTCGGCCGGCACAGCCTGTAACACCCGTTCGGCCAGTGGACCGAACCAGACCCCGAGCGACACACCCAGAACCAACAATCCGGGAACCAGTCCGGCCAATCGAGGTTCCCACCGGCTCGCCATCACGAACCCAACAACCCCACCGATCGCGGCCACCCATTGCAGGCTGCGCCGCTGGGCACGGGAGCTCCACCAGGCCATGACCGCCATGGGGACCGTGAACGCGGACAACATCCATCCGGACAGCCAGCCCGCTCGTTCAGTGTCGGCTTCGATCAACACCGAGACGAACAACGGCACCAGGGCCAGAACGAGAAACACAACAAATCCGAGCGTGACATTGGCCAGGAGTACCGCCGGGTTTCGCAGCGACGTGCGAAGTGGAACCAGCCCATTGACATCGCCGACGAACCCGGCCACCGTGGCGACGACTCCGACCACCAGCCAGACCGGCTGAACGGCGGTTACGGAACCTTCGACGCCACCGATGCCGACCATCGTCGCGGCGATACCAAATCCAATCAGGGCCACCCTCGTCCACGGCATTACGACCTGGCGTGAGGGGCTGGACTGCATCGACCTCAACATAAATAGCGACAACGCAACGAAGGGCAGGTTGATCCAAAAGGCCAATCGCCAATCGGCCAAACGAACGATGATGCCTCCATAGAGATGACCCAAAGTCCAGCCGGCCAGATCGACCGCGGCCACAAACCCCAGCCACCGCGACGACCCCAGCTGCTTCCATCCATAAGACATTCCTGCGGGAACGATGGCACCGGCGGCCAGTGCTTGGACGCTTCGGCTGGCCACCAGTACCCACAGGCCAACGAACTCTGCGGCCGGACGAGCCTCGAGCGATCGATAGGCAACTTGTTGAACCAGGCGGGTTGACCACGGACCCGATACCGCCACAGCCACGGACCCGAGCGCAAAAAGAACCAGACCCCATCGAAGCACCGGTCCCGCACCATGACGATCGGACAGACGGCCGGCCGCCAGAATTCCAATCGCATAGGCAACGAGGTATCCCGTGACCAGCCAGGAGGCCTGTCGGATTCCGCCCGGCACGGGCAGATCAAGTTCAGAAACCACCGACGGAAGAATCGCCGAAATCACCGTCAGATCGAGGGCTCCCAGTAAGACCGGCAGCCCGATGGCGATCTGGAGTTGGCGCTCCGTCACGGAATGACGATATCGACAGGTTGGCCGTAGGCCCAGATATCGATGGTCCACGTCCGGGCTGATTCAACCTCGGATTCGACAACGACGATCCGCCGCACCTCGTCACCCGTCAGATAGATGGTCACATCGGCACCTTCGCCTTGCAAATATCCCAGGGTGAGTGTTTTGAGGCGCTCACCGAAAACGGCACCCGTGATGACTTTGAACGACTCACCGGGAAAGTCCTCGAGTTCCGCATCCTGGCCCCAGGTCAGACCGCTCAAGTCCTCACGAAGAAGCGCGCCGAGACCATCCTCGGCGAATATGTCCGTTCCGGTGATGAGGTTTCCACCGACCACCTCCTCAAAGTCCTCCGCAAACGGGACTCTCTGCCAGAGACGATCTCCCTCAGTGACGACTTCCAGGATGGCTGTCAGACCGAGCGTCTTGACCCGGACATCGGCCCTCGACCGGGTTGGCGCCTCAAACACTCCTTCCACCCGGTCCAATATGAGTCCGGGTTGGACTTCCACGACTTCGCCGACATAGGCCACCCGAAACGAAAACGACGGAGCTGACAACACCGCAGCCGAAGCGGCATTCATTGCCTCTTCAGGGGTGCGTTCGGCCGGCTCGTCTCCCGAACATGCCACCAGGACGACGGCCAACGTCAGCCAGAGAATTTTTCGCATCGTCACAGTCTATGAGAGTGATGCACTATTCGTCGGAACCGCCATCCGCCTTGGCTTGTATCTCATGCACGATGTCAGCGTTGGCGAGGGTCGTGACATCACCAAGCTGGCGCTGCTCGGAGATATCCTGGAGAAGGCGGCGCATGATCTTTCCAGAACGGGTCTTCGGGAGATCGGGCGTAAACACAATCGACTTCGGCTTGGCAATTGGACCGATCACATTGGCGA
This window of the Acidimicrobiia bacterium genome carries:
- the rplM gene encoding 50S ribosomal protein L13, with product MVQPTYVDCVRGASIFFSKYRKGFTVKFQKTHSTRPANVKREWFVVDATGLPLGRLSSEVARILRGKHKPEFAPHLDVGDHVVVINAEKVAVTSNKSESKIYYRHSGFPGGLREQSFAELMEKYPERIVEKAINGMLPKNRLGRQMGSKLKVYAGPDHPHQAQQPRDLVLDIRKVEA
- a CDS encoding MFS transporter, translating into MTERQLQIAIGLPVLLGALDLTVISAILPSVVSELDLPVPGGIRQASWLVTGYLVAYAIGILAAGRLSDRHGAGPVLRWGLVLFALGSVAVAVSGPWSTRLVQQVAYRSLEARPAAEFVGLWVLVASRSVQALAAGAIVPAGMSYGWKQLGSSRWLGFVAAVDLAGWTLGHLYGGIIVRLADWRLAFWINLPFVALSLFMLRSMQSSPSRQVVMPWTRVALIGFGIAATMVGIGGVEGSVTAVQPVWLVVGVVATVAGFVGDVNGLVPLRTSLRNPAVLLANVTLGFVVFLVLALVPLFVSVLIEADTERAGWLSGWMLSAFTVPMAVMAWWSSRAQRRSLQWVAAIGGVVGFVMASRWEPRLAGLVPGLLVLGVSLGVWFGPLAERVLQAVPAESSGGGSAVVILSRLVGMAIGTATLTNFVLSKVPAVTTADALIADLLTVFHDAALLGVAGCVLLAGLALRSGRQPVPSL
- a CDS encoding LppX_LprAFG lipoprotein; this translates as MRKILWLTLAVVLVACSGDEPAERTPEEAMNAASAAVLSAPSFSFRVAYVGEVVEVQPGLILDRVEGVFEAPTRSRADVRVKTLGLTAILEVVTEGDRLWQRVPFAEDFEEVVGGNLITGTDIFAEDGLGALLREDLSGLTWGQDAELEDFPGESFKVITGAVFGERLKTLTLGYLQGEGADVTIYLTGDEVRRIVVVESEVESARTWTIDIWAYGQPVDIVIP